One bacterium genomic region harbors:
- the atpG gene encoding ATP synthase F1 subunit gamma translates to MISPRVLRRRIKSIQSTAKITKAMEMIATAKMRRTQEQALAGRPYSEKINQVISDLSAASSVNGIIHPLLEKRAIKKVAVIHITTDRGLCGGLNANMNRMTSTFILKQGIPVTLITVGRNGRDFMTRCECNVRAEFTGISDKPVLFDTLPISQVIIDDYTAGVYDVVYIAYPRFVSTMIQRPTIQPLIPVKPTIFPPSQTLEYIYEPDAYYVLGQLLPRFVQMEVYHAILESIASEQSARMIAMRNATDNANDFVKNLTVTLNKARQEMITTELLDITAGAEAQVK, encoded by the coding sequence ATGATTAGTCCAAGAGTCTTAAGACGTCGTATAAAAAGTATCCAGAGCACGGCTAAAATCACCAAGGCTATGGAGATGATAGCTACTGCCAAAATGCGCAGGACGCAGGAACAGGCTCTTGCCGGCAGACCTTACTCCGAAAAAATCAACCAGGTGATTTCCGATTTATCTGCGGCGTCTTCCGTCAATGGAATCATTCATCCGTTATTGGAAAAAAGGGCAATCAAGAAAGTTGCCGTCATCCACATTACAACTGATAGGGGACTTTGCGGGGGTCTTAACGCAAATATGAACCGAATGACTTCTACTTTTATATTAAAGCAGGGCATTCCTGTTACGCTTATTACGGTCGGTCGCAACGGCAGGGATTTTATGACAAGATGCGAATGCAATGTAAGAGCAGAATTCACGGGAATCAGTGACAAACCGGTTTTGTTTGATACGTTACCGATATCTCAGGTAATTATAGATGATTATACGGCAGGAGTTTACGATGTTGTTTATATTGCCTATCCTAGATTTGTTTCCACTATGATACAGCGTCCAACAATACAACCTTTGATTCCGGTAAAACCAACGATATTCCCGCCATCTCAAACTCTGGAATATATTTACGAACCTGACGCGTATTATGTTCTCGGGCAGTTGCTGCCAAGATTTGTGCAAATGGAAGTATACCACGCCATATTGGAATCTATCGCGAGCGAGCAGTCCGCAAGGATGATAGCAATGCGTAACGCAACTGATAACGCTAATGACTTCGTTAAAAACTTAACCGTTACTTTGAATAAAGCGCGACAGGAAATGATAACTACGGAGCTTCTTGATATTACGGCAGGCGCAGAAGCGCAGGTGAAATAA
- a CDS encoding T9SS type A sorting domain-containing protein: protein MKKIAIMMFLIPLCGKADNLIFNSGFDMTPWDTGWVSEKTNANDYAKADTTKYYSSPQSCYLYSYGYYQPGGGPRPGYTSISQIVHKTTSCTCKVYFKSGNLMDEGYYGIQYLQIYLFINNEPVLVWKTKDNIDTIWGKWEQSYADSDTISGIKIGVNADGGWIAGCVGNAFVWIDNINISGKQVGVEEKGFFANTQNDRLEASPNPFAGSTSVNYQSSAPPKAYRIKIYNITGKLVEETNNNVIGKNLKSGIYFIKANNSKLIKIIKMK, encoded by the coding sequence ATGAAAAAAATTGCTATAATGATGTTTTTAATACCTCTATGTGGCAAAGCAGATAACCTAATCTTTAATAGTGGCTTTGATATGACTCCTTGGGATACGGGATGGGTGAGTGAAAAAACGAATGCTAATGATTATGCTAAGGCGGATACAACAAAATATTATTCATCTCCACAGAGTTGTTATTTATATTCATACGGTTATTACCAACCAGGAGGCGGGCCAAGACCAGGGTATACGTCTATATCCCAAATTGTACATAAGACAACCTCCTGTACCTGTAAAGTTTATTTTAAAAGTGGTAATTTAATGGATGAGGGTTATTATGGCATACAATATTTACAAATTTATCTTTTCATAAATAATGAACCGGTATTAGTATGGAAAACGAAAGATAACATTGATACAATATGGGGGAAATGGGAACAAAGCTATGCAGATAGCGATACGATAAGCGGAATTAAAATTGGTGTGAATGCCGATGGCGGATGGATAGCAGGTTGTGTGGGAAACGCATTTGTTTGGATAGATAATATAAATATTTCCGGGAAACAGGTAGGGGTGGAAGAAAAAGGATTCTTCGCTAACACTCAGAATGACAGATTAGAAGCGTCTCCAAATCCATTTGCTGGTTCAACGTCTGTTAATTATCAATCGTCAGCACCCCCAAAAGCCTATAGAATAAAGATTTACAACATTACGGGAAAATTAGTAGAAGAAACGAATAATAATGTTATAGGCAAAAACTTAAAATCAGGAATTTATTTTATAAAAGCAAATAATAGCAAACTAATAAAAATAATTAAAATGAAATAA